A genomic segment from Chrysemys picta bellii isolate R12L10 chromosome 11, ASM1138683v2, whole genome shotgun sequence encodes:
- the LRRFIP1 gene encoding leucine-rich repeat flightless-interacting protein 1 isoform X23, translating to MGTQGAGRKRLPNRERLTAEDDALNQIAREAEARLAAKRAARAEAREIRMKELERQQKEVEERPEKDFEKGARTVSSLSAATLASLGGTSSRRGSGDTSISVDTEASIREIKDINELKNQIQDVEGKYMQGLKEMKDSLAEVEEKYKKAMVSNAQLDNEKTNFMYQVDTLKDALLELEEQLAESRRQYEEKSKEFEREKHAHSILQFQFTEIKETLKQREEMLEKHGIIPNLEVATNGEALDGLDNEAHSDSTKITPGATQTLQTAGDGTLGRANEVEMKDEILEDVGKREILQNTEHEEHKEESEEREIVKECTERKTLHADENTEAEKTMEDNDVTSTVMLSSGCEEQIQSHTEHVSGNVSSTENSDVIELRKETESGDDSIEAQQPGSKESDHSDLNHLTNENWETGTLQSQGIETPLGIPTDIDTEHESERVAQEQKVKQEDFTICQREDSIEIFQEALDFVVSSHASASEQSGSPEGARAGTGNEESHVEAHTESLCQAEESTENEVMSSLEKQLDEDEGCIDRTISKVGSGKNESDTAEEENKTGNTVPSQGRKEVDSVEEEGEATCESEVTPDTIVNEQKPDETHTLSTFSKSNLILAEEEGNMQDEAENEKDIAGRGQTKDIGKMEELTGMLDVQPVSENKRVEEEDPVASLDEFAEVKEGGSHQPGQDQDVMKESQSQETILVPCPSDHEIEESNTEMWDESRKGKESRGELMEDERTQVETQTIKCSEEIKNNPIQEKDKTVENEMQKVVKQEEDESRPELTQEVSVIIEENVDDKEASVESSEKLDLPDQQHDRFVSDDSSLQKITKLSQQLSESLEGNTKEMEVQNAVLDDACQLSRKERDTKQMGNGNEEDENKGIEEQHELQEVKKQEVVPDIEEDADYLKTQKAELDEKPDEQVEVEGQEEEIVEDDGKKIDVDDELGQILKAPGKHDAEEVTTQTLEEVREKEIVTETAKTEKGEKEETHQSRTQSVENEGMITEGNASIQQEKGKEAEEAGHLQTDASQSAAPEKACDLVEDETGNEKALDSNDMEKIADGYSSEQELGNVGNTRDESKEDMQASRRGKGRSKEDCMIS from the exons GTTGAAGAAAGGCCAGAAAAAGACTTTGAGAAG GGAGCTCGTACTGTGTCAAGCTTATCAGCAGCTACACTAGCCTCTCTGGGTGGAACTTCCTCCCGGAGAGGCAGTGGGGACACCTCCATCTCCGTTGATACTGAGGCATCCATTAGAGAAATTAAG GATATCAATGAGTTAAAGAACCAGATTCAGGATGTAGAAGGCAAATACATGCAGGGATTGAAAGAAATGAAG GACTCCCTAGCAGAAGTTGAAGAGAAATATAAAAAGGCTATGGTGTCTAATGCTCAACTAGACAATGAGAAAACAAACTTCATGTACCAAGTCGATACCTTGAAGGATGCATTGTTAGAGTTAGAAGAACAGCTGGCAGAATCCAGGAGGCAATATGAAGAGAAAAGCAAA GAATTTGAGCGGGAAAAGCATGCTCATAGCATATTACAGTTTCAGTTCACGGAAATCAAGGAGACCCTGAAGCAAAGAGAAGAAATGCTCGAG AAACACGGAATAATCCCAAACTTGGAAGTAGCCACCAATGGAGAGGCTTTAGATGGTCTCGATAATGAAGCACATTCAGATTCTACCAAGATTACTCCAGGAGCAACTCAGACCCTACAGACAGCTGGGGATGGGACACTAG GCAGAGCGAATGAAGTGGAGATGAAAGATGAGATTTTGGAGGATGTGGGGAAAAGAGAAATCTTGCAGAATACTGAGCATGAGGAACACAAAGAGGAGTCTGAGGAGCGGGAAATTGTAAAGGAGTGTACGGAGAGAAAGACATTGCATGCTGATGAAAATACAGAGGCAGAGAAAACCATGGAAGACAATGATGTCACATCAACAGTGATGTTAAGTAGTGGATGTGAGGAACAAATTCAAAGCCACACAGAACATGTTTCAGGAAATGTTTCTTCCACTGAAAACAGTGATGTAATTGAGTTGAGAAAGGAAACAGAATCAGGAGATGATAGCATAGAAGCCCAACAGCCTGGTAGTAAGGAATCTGACcatagtgatttaaatcacttgacTAATGAGAATTGGGAAACAGGTACACTGCAAAGTCAGGGTATTGAGACTCCTCTGGGAATACCTACTGACATAGACACAGAGCATGAATCTGAAAGAGTTGCACAAGAGCAGAAAGTAAAACAAGAGGATTTTACAATTTGCCAGAGAGAAGACAGTATTGAAATATTTCAGGAAGCTCTTGATTTTGTGGTTAGCAGCCATGCATCAGCTTCTGAACAGTCAGGATCACCAGAAGGTGCAAGAGCAGGTACAGGTAATGAAGAATCACATGTGGAGGCTCACACTGAAAGTCTCTGTCAAGCAGAAGAAAGCACTGAAAACGAGGTTATGAGTAGCTTGGAGAAACAGCTTGATGAAGATGAAGGGTGCATAGACAGAACAATTAGTAAAGTAGGGAGTGGTAAAAATGAGAGTGATACAGCCGAAGAAGAAAATAAGACTGGAAATACAGTTCCGAGTCAGGGAAGGAAAGAAGTagattctgtggaagaggagggagaagcaaCATGTGAAAGTGAGGTCACACCAGATACAATTGTAAACGAACAAAAGCCAGATGAAACACATACTCTATCCACTTTTTCAAAGAGCAATCTGATATTAGCGGAAGAGGAAGGAAATATGCAAGATGAGGCAGAGAATGAGAAGGATATTGCTGGGAGGGGACAAACAAAAGACATAGGAAAGATGGAAGAATTGACAGGCATGTTGGACGTACAACCAGTTTCTGAAAACAAAAGGGTGGAAGAAGAGGACCCTGTGGCATCCCTAGATGAATTTGCAGAGGTAAAAGAGGGTGGATCGCATCAGCCAGGGCAGGACCAAGATGTCATGAAAGAGAGTCAATCCCAAGAAACTATTTTAGTTCCTTGTCCCAGCGATCATGAAATTGAGGAGTCAAACACAGAAATGTGGGATGAAtctaggaaaggaaaggaaagtagAGGTGAGTTGATGGAAGATGAGAGAACACAGGTAGAAACCCAAACAATTAAGTGCAGTGAAGAAATAAAGAATAATCCAATACAAGAAAAAGATAAGACTGTAGAAAATGAAATGCAGAAAGTAGTTAAACAAGAGGAAGATGAATCTAGACCAGAATTGACTCAAGAGGTCAGTGTAATTATTGAAGAGAATGTTGATGATAAAGAGGCATCAGTGGAAAGTAGCGAGAAGCTGGATCTTCCAGACCAGCAGCATGATAGATTTGTTTCCGATGATAGTTCATTGCAGAAAATCACAAAACTATCACAGCAACTTAGTGAATCCCTTGAAGGCAACACAAAGGAAATGGAAGTTCAGAACGCTGTGTTAGATGATGCATGTCAACTTAGCAGAAAAGAAAGGGATACAAAACAGATGGGAAATgggaatgaggaagatgaaaATAAAGGAATAGAAGAGCAGCATGAATTACAAGAAGTTAAGAAACAGGAAGTTGTTCCAGATATTGAGGAAGATGCTGATTACCTCAAGACACAGAAAGCAGAGCTGGATGAGAAGCCCGATGAACAAGTTGAGGTGGAGGGTCAAGAGGAGGAAATAGTGGAAGATGATGGTAAAAAAATTGATGTTGATGATGAATTAGGGCAGATATTAAAAGCTCCTGGAAAGCATGATGCTGAGGAAGTTACTACACAAACGTTGGAGGAAGTTAGGGAAAAGGAAATAGTCACAGAAACTGCCAAAACAGAAAAAGGTGAAAAGGAGGAAACTCATCAAAGCAGAACCCAGAGTGTAGAGAATGAGGGCATGATTACTGAAGGCAATGCTAGTAtccagcaggaaaaaggaaaggaagcTGAAGAAGCTGGTCATTTGCAAACTGATGCATCTCAGTCTGCAGCTCCAGAAAAAGCATGTGATCTGGTGGAGGACGAAACTGGAAATGAAAAAGCGTTAGACAGCAATGATATGGAAAAAATAGCTGATGGATATTCATCAGAACAGGAGTTAGGAAACGTAGGAAACACTAGGGATGAAAGCAAAGAGGATATGCAAGCTAGTAGAAGGGGCAAGGGTAGATCTAAAGAAGATTGTATGATATCATGA
- the LRRFIP1 gene encoding leucine-rich repeat flightless-interacting protein 1 isoform X8, with protein MGTQGAGRKRLPNRERLTAEDDALNQIAREAEARLAAKRAARAEAREIRMKELERQQKEIYQVQKKYYGLDTKWGDIEQWMEDSERYSRRSRRNASASDEDERMSVGSRGSLRVEERPEKDFEKGARTVSSLSAATLASLGGTSSRRGSGDTSISVDTEASIREIKDSLAEVEEKYKKAMVSNAQLDNEKTNFMYQVDTLKDALLELEEQLAESRRQYEEKSKEFEREKHAHSILQFQFTEIKETLKQREEMLEEIRQLQQKQESYIREISDLQETIEWKDKKIGALERQKEFFDSIRSERDDLRDEVVVLKEQLKKHGIIPNLEVATNGEALDGLDNEAHSDSTKITPGATQTLQTAGDGTLGRANEVEMKDEILEDVGKREILQNTEHEEHKEESEEREIVKECTERKTLHADENTEAEKTMEDNDVTSTVMLSSGCEEQIQSHTEHVSGNVSSTENSDVIELRKETESGDDSIEAQQPGSKESDHSDLNHLTNENWETGTLQSQGIETPLGIPTDIDTEHESERVAQEQKVKQEDFTICQREDSIEIFQEALDFVVSSHASASEQSGSPEGARAGTGNEESHVEAHTESLCQAEESTENEVMSSLEKQLDEDEGCIDRTISKVGSGKNESDTAEEENKTGNTVPSQGRKEVDSVEEEGEATCESEVTPDTIVNEQKPDETHTLSTFSKSNLILAEEEGNMQDEAENEKDIAGRGQTKDIGKMEELTGMLDVQPVSENKRVEEEDPVASLDEFAEVKEGGSHQPGQDQDVMKESQSQETILVPCPSDHEIEESNTEMWDESRKGKESRGELMEDERTQVETQTIKCSEEIKNNPIQEKDKTVENEMQKVVKQEEDESRPELTQEVSVIIEENVDDKEASVESSEKLDLPDQQHDRFVSDDSSLQKITKLSQQLSESLEGNTKEMEVQNAVLDDACQLSRKERDTKQMGNGNEEDENKGIEEQHELQEVKKQEVVPDIEEDADYLKTQKAELDEKPDEQVEVEGQEEEIVEDDGKKIDVDDELGQILKAPGKHDAEEVTTQTLEEVREKEIVTETAKTEKGEKEETHQSRTQSVENEGMITEGNASIQQEKGKEAEEAGHLQTDASQSAAPEKACDLVEDETGNEKALDSNDMEKIADGYSSEQELGNVGNTRDESKEDMQASRRGKGRSKEDCMIS; from the exons GTTGAAGAAAGGCCAGAAAAAGACTTTGAGAAG GGAGCTCGTACTGTGTCAAGCTTATCAGCAGCTACACTAGCCTCTCTGGGTGGAACTTCCTCCCGGAGAGGCAGTGGGGACACCTCCATCTCCGTTGATACTGAGGCATCCATTAGAGAAATTAAG GACTCCCTAGCAGAAGTTGAAGAGAAATATAAAAAGGCTATGGTGTCTAATGCTCAACTAGACAATGAGAAAACAAACTTCATGTACCAAGTCGATACCTTGAAGGATGCATTGTTAGAGTTAGAAGAACAGCTGGCAGAATCCAGGAGGCAATATGAAGAGAAAAGCAAA GAATTTGAGCGGGAAAAGCATGCTCATAGCATATTACAGTTTCAGTTCACGGAAATCAAGGAGACCCTGAAGCAAAGAGAAGAAATGCTCGAG GAAATCCGACAGCTGCAACAGAAACAGGAGAGCTATATCAGGGAAATTTCTGATCTTCAGGAGACGATAGAGTGGAAAGACAAAAAAATAGGG GCGTTAGAGAGGCAGAAAGAGTTCTTTGATTCCATAAGGAGTGAGCGGGATGACCTCAGAGATGAGGTGGTTGTGCTGAAGGAACAACTGAAG AAACACGGAATAATCCCAAACTTGGAAGTAGCCACCAATGGAGAGGCTTTAGATGGTCTCGATAATGAAGCACATTCAGATTCTACCAAGATTACTCCAGGAGCAACTCAGACCCTACAGACAGCTGGGGATGGGACACTAG GCAGAGCGAATGAAGTGGAGATGAAAGATGAGATTTTGGAGGATGTGGGGAAAAGAGAAATCTTGCAGAATACTGAGCATGAGGAACACAAAGAGGAGTCTGAGGAGCGGGAAATTGTAAAGGAGTGTACGGAGAGAAAGACATTGCATGCTGATGAAAATACAGAGGCAGAGAAAACCATGGAAGACAATGATGTCACATCAACAGTGATGTTAAGTAGTGGATGTGAGGAACAAATTCAAAGCCACACAGAACATGTTTCAGGAAATGTTTCTTCCACTGAAAACAGTGATGTAATTGAGTTGAGAAAGGAAACAGAATCAGGAGATGATAGCATAGAAGCCCAACAGCCTGGTAGTAAGGAATCTGACcatagtgatttaaatcacttgacTAATGAGAATTGGGAAACAGGTACACTGCAAAGTCAGGGTATTGAGACTCCTCTGGGAATACCTACTGACATAGACACAGAGCATGAATCTGAAAGAGTTGCACAAGAGCAGAAAGTAAAACAAGAGGATTTTACAATTTGCCAGAGAGAAGACAGTATTGAAATATTTCAGGAAGCTCTTGATTTTGTGGTTAGCAGCCATGCATCAGCTTCTGAACAGTCAGGATCACCAGAAGGTGCAAGAGCAGGTACAGGTAATGAAGAATCACATGTGGAGGCTCACACTGAAAGTCTCTGTCAAGCAGAAGAAAGCACTGAAAACGAGGTTATGAGTAGCTTGGAGAAACAGCTTGATGAAGATGAAGGGTGCATAGACAGAACAATTAGTAAAGTAGGGAGTGGTAAAAATGAGAGTGATACAGCCGAAGAAGAAAATAAGACTGGAAATACAGTTCCGAGTCAGGGAAGGAAAGAAGTagattctgtggaagaggagggagaagcaaCATGTGAAAGTGAGGTCACACCAGATACAATTGTAAACGAACAAAAGCCAGATGAAACACATACTCTATCCACTTTTTCAAAGAGCAATCTGATATTAGCGGAAGAGGAAGGAAATATGCAAGATGAGGCAGAGAATGAGAAGGATATTGCTGGGAGGGGACAAACAAAAGACATAGGAAAGATGGAAGAATTGACAGGCATGTTGGACGTACAACCAGTTTCTGAAAACAAAAGGGTGGAAGAAGAGGACCCTGTGGCATCCCTAGATGAATTTGCAGAGGTAAAAGAGGGTGGATCGCATCAGCCAGGGCAGGACCAAGATGTCATGAAAGAGAGTCAATCCCAAGAAACTATTTTAGTTCCTTGTCCCAGCGATCATGAAATTGAGGAGTCAAACACAGAAATGTGGGATGAAtctaggaaaggaaaggaaagtagAGGTGAGTTGATGGAAGATGAGAGAACACAGGTAGAAACCCAAACAATTAAGTGCAGTGAAGAAATAAAGAATAATCCAATACAAGAAAAAGATAAGACTGTAGAAAATGAAATGCAGAAAGTAGTTAAACAAGAGGAAGATGAATCTAGACCAGAATTGACTCAAGAGGTCAGTGTAATTATTGAAGAGAATGTTGATGATAAAGAGGCATCAGTGGAAAGTAGCGAGAAGCTGGATCTTCCAGACCAGCAGCATGATAGATTTGTTTCCGATGATAGTTCATTGCAGAAAATCACAAAACTATCACAGCAACTTAGTGAATCCCTTGAAGGCAACACAAAGGAAATGGAAGTTCAGAACGCTGTGTTAGATGATGCATGTCAACTTAGCAGAAAAGAAAGGGATACAAAACAGATGGGAAATgggaatgaggaagatgaaaATAAAGGAATAGAAGAGCAGCATGAATTACAAGAAGTTAAGAAACAGGAAGTTGTTCCAGATATTGAGGAAGATGCTGATTACCTCAAGACACAGAAAGCAGAGCTGGATGAGAAGCCCGATGAACAAGTTGAGGTGGAGGGTCAAGAGGAGGAAATAGTGGAAGATGATGGTAAAAAAATTGATGTTGATGATGAATTAGGGCAGATATTAAAAGCTCCTGGAAAGCATGATGCTGAGGAAGTTACTACACAAACGTTGGAGGAAGTTAGGGAAAAGGAAATAGTCACAGAAACTGCCAAAACAGAAAAAGGTGAAAAGGAGGAAACTCATCAAAGCAGAACCCAGAGTGTAGAGAATGAGGGCATGATTACTGAAGGCAATGCTAGTAtccagcaggaaaaaggaaaggaagcTGAAGAAGCTGGTCATTTGCAAACTGATGCATCTCAGTCTGCAGCTCCAGAAAAAGCATGTGATCTGGTGGAGGACGAAACTGGAAATGAAAAAGCGTTAGACAGCAATGATATGGAAAAAATAGCTGATGGATATTCATCAGAACAGGAGTTAGGAAACGTAGGAAACACTAGGGATGAAAGCAAAGAGGATATGCAAGCTAGTAGAAGGGGCAAGGGTAGATCTAAAGAAGATTGTATGATATCATGA
- the LRRFIP1 gene encoding leucine-rich repeat flightless-interacting protein 1 isoform X21, protein MGTQGAGRKRLPNRERLTAEDDALNQIAREAEARLAAKRAARAEAREIRMKELERQQKEASDEDERMSVGSRGSLRVEERPEKDFEKGARTVSSLSAATLASLGGTSSRRGSGDTSISVDTEASIREIKDINELKNQIQDVEGKYMQGLKEMKDSLAEVEEKYKKAMVSNAQLDNEKTNFMYQVDTLKDALLELEEQLAESRRQYEEKSKEFEREKHAHSILQFQFTEIKETLKQREEMLEKHGIIPNLEVATNGEALDGLDNEAHSDSTKITPGATQTLQTAGDGTLGRANEVEMKDEILEDVGKREILQNTEHEEHKEESEEREIVKECTERKTLHADENTEAEKTMEDNDVTSTVMLSSGCEEQIQSHTEHVSGNVSSTENSDVIELRKETESGDDSIEAQQPGSKESDHSDLNHLTNENWETGTLQSQGIETPLGIPTDIDTEHESERVAQEQKVKQEDFTICQREDSIEIFQEALDFVVSSHASASEQSGSPEGARAGTGNEESHVEAHTESLCQAEESTENEVMSSLEKQLDEDEGCIDRTISKVGSGKNESDTAEEENKTGNTVPSQGRKEVDSVEEEGEATCESEVTPDTIVNEQKPDETHTLSTFSKSNLILAEEEGNMQDEAENEKDIAGRGQTKDIGKMEELTGMLDVQPVSENKRVEEEDPVASLDEFAEVKEGGSHQPGQDQDVMKESQSQETILVPCPSDHEIEESNTEMWDESRKGKESRGELMEDERTQVETQTIKCSEEIKNNPIQEKDKTVENEMQKVVKQEEDESRPELTQEVSVIIEENVDDKEASVESSEKLDLPDQQHDRFVSDDSSLQKITKLSQQLSESLEGNTKEMEVQNAVLDDACQLSRKERDTKQMGNGNEEDENKGIEEQHELQEVKKQEVVPDIEEDADYLKTQKAELDEKPDEQVEVEGQEEEIVEDDGKKIDVDDELGQILKAPGKHDAEEVTTQTLEEVREKEIVTETAKTEKGEKEETHQSRTQSVENEGMITEGNASIQQEKGKEAEEAGHLQTDASQSAAPEKACDLVEDETGNEKALDSNDMEKIADGYSSEQELGNVGNTRDESKEDMQASRRGKGRSKEDCMIS, encoded by the exons GTTGAAGAAAGGCCAGAAAAAGACTTTGAGAAG GGAGCTCGTACTGTGTCAAGCTTATCAGCAGCTACACTAGCCTCTCTGGGTGGAACTTCCTCCCGGAGAGGCAGTGGGGACACCTCCATCTCCGTTGATACTGAGGCATCCATTAGAGAAATTAAG GATATCAATGAGTTAAAGAACCAGATTCAGGATGTAGAAGGCAAATACATGCAGGGATTGAAAGAAATGAAG GACTCCCTAGCAGAAGTTGAAGAGAAATATAAAAAGGCTATGGTGTCTAATGCTCAACTAGACAATGAGAAAACAAACTTCATGTACCAAGTCGATACCTTGAAGGATGCATTGTTAGAGTTAGAAGAACAGCTGGCAGAATCCAGGAGGCAATATGAAGAGAAAAGCAAA GAATTTGAGCGGGAAAAGCATGCTCATAGCATATTACAGTTTCAGTTCACGGAAATCAAGGAGACCCTGAAGCAAAGAGAAGAAATGCTCGAG AAACACGGAATAATCCCAAACTTGGAAGTAGCCACCAATGGAGAGGCTTTAGATGGTCTCGATAATGAAGCACATTCAGATTCTACCAAGATTACTCCAGGAGCAACTCAGACCCTACAGACAGCTGGGGATGGGACACTAG GCAGAGCGAATGAAGTGGAGATGAAAGATGAGATTTTGGAGGATGTGGGGAAAAGAGAAATCTTGCAGAATACTGAGCATGAGGAACACAAAGAGGAGTCTGAGGAGCGGGAAATTGTAAAGGAGTGTACGGAGAGAAAGACATTGCATGCTGATGAAAATACAGAGGCAGAGAAAACCATGGAAGACAATGATGTCACATCAACAGTGATGTTAAGTAGTGGATGTGAGGAACAAATTCAAAGCCACACAGAACATGTTTCAGGAAATGTTTCTTCCACTGAAAACAGTGATGTAATTGAGTTGAGAAAGGAAACAGAATCAGGAGATGATAGCATAGAAGCCCAACAGCCTGGTAGTAAGGAATCTGACcatagtgatttaaatcacttgacTAATGAGAATTGGGAAACAGGTACACTGCAAAGTCAGGGTATTGAGACTCCTCTGGGAATACCTACTGACATAGACACAGAGCATGAATCTGAAAGAGTTGCACAAGAGCAGAAAGTAAAACAAGAGGATTTTACAATTTGCCAGAGAGAAGACAGTATTGAAATATTTCAGGAAGCTCTTGATTTTGTGGTTAGCAGCCATGCATCAGCTTCTGAACAGTCAGGATCACCAGAAGGTGCAAGAGCAGGTACAGGTAATGAAGAATCACATGTGGAGGCTCACACTGAAAGTCTCTGTCAAGCAGAAGAAAGCACTGAAAACGAGGTTATGAGTAGCTTGGAGAAACAGCTTGATGAAGATGAAGGGTGCATAGACAGAACAATTAGTAAAGTAGGGAGTGGTAAAAATGAGAGTGATACAGCCGAAGAAGAAAATAAGACTGGAAATACAGTTCCGAGTCAGGGAAGGAAAGAAGTagattctgtggaagaggagggagaagcaaCATGTGAAAGTGAGGTCACACCAGATACAATTGTAAACGAACAAAAGCCAGATGAAACACATACTCTATCCACTTTTTCAAAGAGCAATCTGATATTAGCGGAAGAGGAAGGAAATATGCAAGATGAGGCAGAGAATGAGAAGGATATTGCTGGGAGGGGACAAACAAAAGACATAGGAAAGATGGAAGAATTGACAGGCATGTTGGACGTACAACCAGTTTCTGAAAACAAAAGGGTGGAAGAAGAGGACCCTGTGGCATCCCTAGATGAATTTGCAGAGGTAAAAGAGGGTGGATCGCATCAGCCAGGGCAGGACCAAGATGTCATGAAAGAGAGTCAATCCCAAGAAACTATTTTAGTTCCTTGTCCCAGCGATCATGAAATTGAGGAGTCAAACACAGAAATGTGGGATGAAtctaggaaaggaaaggaaagtagAGGTGAGTTGATGGAAGATGAGAGAACACAGGTAGAAACCCAAACAATTAAGTGCAGTGAAGAAATAAAGAATAATCCAATACAAGAAAAAGATAAGACTGTAGAAAATGAAATGCAGAAAGTAGTTAAACAAGAGGAAGATGAATCTAGACCAGAATTGACTCAAGAGGTCAGTGTAATTATTGAAGAGAATGTTGATGATAAAGAGGCATCAGTGGAAAGTAGCGAGAAGCTGGATCTTCCAGACCAGCAGCATGATAGATTTGTTTCCGATGATAGTTCATTGCAGAAAATCACAAAACTATCACAGCAACTTAGTGAATCCCTTGAAGGCAACACAAAGGAAATGGAAGTTCAGAACGCTGTGTTAGATGATGCATGTCAACTTAGCAGAAAAGAAAGGGATACAAAACAGATGGGAAATgggaatgaggaagatgaaaATAAAGGAATAGAAGAGCAGCATGAATTACAAGAAGTTAAGAAACAGGAAGTTGTTCCAGATATTGAGGAAGATGCTGATTACCTCAAGACACAGAAAGCAGAGCTGGATGAGAAGCCCGATGAACAAGTTGAGGTGGAGGGTCAAGAGGAGGAAATAGTGGAAGATGATGGTAAAAAAATTGATGTTGATGATGAATTAGGGCAGATATTAAAAGCTCCTGGAAAGCATGATGCTGAGGAAGTTACTACACAAACGTTGGAGGAAGTTAGGGAAAAGGAAATAGTCACAGAAACTGCCAAAACAGAAAAAGGTGAAAAGGAGGAAACTCATCAAAGCAGAACCCAGAGTGTAGAGAATGAGGGCATGATTACTGAAGGCAATGCTAGTAtccagcaggaaaaaggaaaggaagcTGAAGAAGCTGGTCATTTGCAAACTGATGCATCTCAGTCTGCAGCTCCAGAAAAAGCATGTGATCTGGTGGAGGACGAAACTGGAAATGAAAAAGCGTTAGACAGCAATGATATGGAAAAAATAGCTGATGGATATTCATCAGAACAGGAGTTAGGAAACGTAGGAAACACTAGGGATGAAAGCAAAGAGGATATGCAAGCTAGTAGAAGGGGCAAGGGTAGATCTAAAGAAGATTGTATGATATCATGA